Proteins encoded in a region of the Methanobacterium formicicum genome:
- a CDS encoding tributyrin esterase encodes MKEFKINAQNKTPREINRTLKEKAPENDCIMIENPNAMHYMVAGLSEPVDVVINGSAGYFAATMIHGARVHITGNAGWFPADNMTEGEVIIDGSAGDGVGQGIYGGTVVVRRDVGSRTGEIMKNGTIIIGGNSGFMSGLFMMGGRIIILGDISDDAGESIIRGTIYVGGNIQSLGKNAMVEELEEEERKELKEILEKYDFQLEEEKYQKFRKIVPRSARPFYGQESEEGK; translated from the coding sequence AACCTTAAAGGAAAAAGCCCCGGAAAATGACTGCATCATGATTGAAAACCCCAATGCCATGCATTACATGGTCGCAGGATTATCAGAACCAGTAGATGTGGTGATCAATGGTTCTGCTGGTTATTTTGCCGCTACCATGATCCACGGAGCCCGGGTTCATATCACTGGAAACGCCGGCTGGTTCCCGGCAGACAACATGACTGAAGGTGAAGTGATCATTGATGGTTCCGCAGGAGATGGTGTGGGCCAGGGAATTTACGGAGGCACAGTGGTGGTGCGCAGAGACGTGGGTTCCCGTACCGGAGAAATCATGAAAAACGGAACCATTATCATCGGTGGAAACTCCGGGTTCATGAGTGGATTGTTCATGATGGGAGGCCGCATAATCATATTAGGAGATATCTCCGACGATGCTGGAGAATCAATAATCCGGGGAACCATCTATGTAGGTGGAAATATCCAGAGTCTGGGTAAAAACGCCATGGTAGAAGAACTGGAAGAAGAGGAAAGGAAAGAATTAAAGGAAATACTGGAAAAATACGATTTCCAGCTGGAAGAGGAAAAGTACCAGAAATTCCGTAAAATAGTACCCCGCAGTGCCCGACCATTCTACGGCCAGGAATCAGAGGAGGGAAAATAA